One Acipenser ruthenus unplaced genomic scaffold, fAciRut3.2 maternal haplotype, whole genome shotgun sequence DNA segment encodes these proteins:
- the LOC131727838 gene encoding elongation factor 1-alpha 1-like translates to MGKEKTHINIVVIGHVDSGKSTTTGHLIYKCGGIDKRAIEKFEKEAAEMGKGSFKYAWVLDKLKAERERGITIDISLWKFETTKYYVTIIDAPGHRDFIKNMITGTSQADCAVLIVAGGVGEFEAGISKNGQTREHALLAYTLGVKQLIIGVNKMDSTEPPYSQKRYEEITKEVSTYIKKIGYNPATVAFVPISGWHGDNMLEPSTNMPWFKGWKVERKEGNANGTTLLEALDSILPPVRPTNKPLRLPLQDVYKIGGIGTVPVGRVETGTLKAGMIVTFAPANVTTEVKSVEMHHETLVEALPGDNVGFNIKNVSVKDIRRGNVAGDSKNDPPMEAGSFTAQVIVLNHPGQINAGYAPVLDCHTAHIACKFAELKEKIDRRSGKKLEDNPKFVKSGDAAIVNMVPGKPMCVESFSDYPPLGRFAVRDMRQTVAVGVIKAVDKKAAGAGKVTKAAVKAAKK, encoded by the exons ATGGGAAAGGAAAAGACCCACATCAACATCGTCGTTATCGGACACGTCGACTCCGGTAAATCCACCACTACCGGCCACCTCATTTACAAATGCGGGGGCATCGACAAGCGAGCCATCGAGAAATTCGAGAAGGAGGCCGCTGAG ATGGGGAAAGGCTCCTTCAAGTATGCCTGGGTGTTGGACAAGCTGAAGGCTGAGCGTGAGCGTGGTATCACCATTGACATCTCCCTCTGGAAGTTCGAAACCACAAAATATTACGTCACCATCATTGATGCTCCCGGCCACAGAGATTTCATCAAGAACATGATCACCGGGACCTCGCAG GCTGACTGTGCTGTGCTGATTGTTGCTGGAGGTGTTGGTGAGTTTGAAGCCGGTATCTCTAAGAACGGACAGACCCGTGAACACGCCCTCCTGGCCTACACTCTGGGTGTGAAGCAGCTCATCATTGGTGTCAACAAGATGGACTCCACTGAGCCACCCTACAGCCAGAAACGTTACGAGGAAATCACCAAGGAAGTCAGCACCTACATCAAGAAGATCGGCTACAACCCCGCCACTGTGGCCTTTGTGCCCATCTCTGGCTGGCACGGAGACAACATGCTGGAGCCCAGCACAAAC ATGCCCTGGTTCAAGGGATGGAAGGTTGAGCGTAAGGAGGGCAATGCCAACGGCACCACCCTGCTAGAGGCGCTGGACTCCATCCTCCCTCCCGTGCGCCCCACAAACAAGCCCCTGCGTCTGCCCCTGCAGGATGTCTACAAGATCGGAG GTATTGGAACTGTACCAGTGGGCCGTGTGGAGACTGGCACCCTGAAGGCTGGCATGATCGTCACCTTTGCCCCTGCCAATGTGACCACTGAAGTGAAGTCTGTGGAAATGCACCACGAGACCCTGGTCGAGGCTCTTCCTGGAGACAACGTTGGCTTCAACATCAAGAACGTGTCTGTCAAGGACATCCGTCGTGGCAACGTGGCTGGAGACAGCAAGAACGACCCACCCATGGAGGCCGGCTCCTTCACTGCCCAG GTTATTGTCCTGAACCACCCTGGCCAGATCAATGCTGGTTATGCTCCAGTGCTGGATTGCCACACTGCTCACATTGCCTGCAAGTTCGCTGAGCTTAAGGAAAAGATTGACCGTCGTTCCGGTAAGAAGCTGGAAGACAACCCCAAGTTTGTCAAGTCTGGAGACGCTGCCATTGTGAACATGGTCCCTGGGAAACCCATGTGTGTGGAGAGCTTCTCTGACTACCCTCCCCTCG GTCGTTTTGCCGTGCGTGACATGAGGCAGACGGTCGCTGTCGGTGTCATCAAGGCTGTTGACAAGAAGGCTGCTGGAGCTGGCAAGGTCACCAAGGCTGCGGTGAAGGCTGCCAAGAAATGA
- the LOC117971570 gene encoding sialin-like isoform X2: MFLGFCMVYALRVNLSVVMVAMVNGTVTQPIGNSSQAEVCPKHSSPEGNSTNKGPPGVPQYDWSSETQGVILSSFFYGYILTQVVGGYVSDRFGGKLFLGLGVLCTAVLTLLTPLAASLGVPYLIALRAAEGVGEGVSFPAMNAMWARWAPPLERSRLVTFSAAGVSFGTFVALPLTGFMCQSLGWPSVFYIFGAAGCVWSVFWFTLVSDEPRSHPRISKSELNYITDSIGSQGSTQGWSVPALSMLGSLPLWSIVVAHFSANWSYYTLLTTLPTYMDQVLRFNIKENGFLSALPYLCCFPVGLLSGVLADFLQERRLLSTTAVRKIFTVSGMVFPAVFLVATAFIGCDYRWAVAFLTVSSALSGILSAGFNMNHLDIAPRYAGILLGITNSFGTIPGIAAPTVVGYLTAQHSLSGWRLVFFISAGINVFGALFYCVCGTGQLQSWAREEQRPGEGHKDRWAGDC; the protein is encoded by the exons ATGTTCCTGGGCTTCTGCATGGTCTACGCCCTGCGTGTCAATCTCAGCGTCGTCATGGTAGCCATGGTCAACGGAACAGTGACACAGCCAATCGGCAACAGCTCCCAGGCGGAGGTGTGTCCGAAACATTCCAGCCCTGAGGGCAACTCGACCAATAAGGGACCCCCAGGG gtgCCTCAGTATGACTGGAGCTCTGAGACGCAGGGTGTGATCCTCAGCTCCTTCTTCTATGGGTACATCCTGACCCAGGTTGTGGGGGGGTACGTGTCGGACCGGTTTGGGGGGAAGCTGTTCCTGGGTTTAGGGGTGCTGTGCACGGCGGTGCTGACTCTGCTCACTCCGCTGGCAGCCAGTCTGGGGGTCCCCTACCTCATCGCACTGAGAGCAGCCGAGGGCGTCGGAGAA GGCGTATCCTTCCCTGCGATGAATGCCATGTGGGCACGCTGGGCCCCGCCCCTGGAGCGCAGTCGCCTCGTGACCTTCTCTGCAGCAG gTGTTAGTTTCGGTACCTTCGTGGCTCTGCCTCTGACAGGCTTCATGTGTCAGTCCCTGGGCTGGCCCTCTGTCTTCTACATCTTCG GTGCTGctggctgtgtctggtctgtgttCTGGTTCACTCTTGTGTCTGACGAGCCTCGCTCTCACCCACGAATCAGCAAGTCCGAGCTAAATTACATCACTGACTCCATCGGCTCACAG GGCAGTACTCAGGGCTGGTCAGTGCCTGCTCTCTCCATGCTGGGATCCCTGCCTCTCTGGTCCATCGTTGTGGCTCACTTCTCTGCAAACTGGTCCTACTACACCCTGCTGACCACACTGCCCACCTACATGGACCAAGTGCTGCGCTTCAACATCAAGgag aaTGGGTTCCTCTCTGCTCTGCCCTATCTGTGCTGCTTCCCGGTTGGTTTGCTGTCCGGTGTGCTGGCTGATTTCCTGCAGGAGAGACGCCTCCTGAGCACCACTGCAGTGCGCAAGATATTTACCGTCTCAG gcaTGGTGTTCCCGGCAGTGTTCCTGGTTGCCACGGCGTTTATTGGCTGTGATTACCGCTGGGCCGTCGCGTTCCTCACCGTGTCCTCCGCCCTGAGTGGGATACTCAGCGCCGGCTTCAACATGAACCACCTCGACATCGCGCCCAG GTATGCCGGGATCCTGTTGGGAATCACAAACTCTTTCGGGACCATCCCTGGGATCGCCGCCCCCACTGTGGTGGGATACCTCACTGCACAG CACTCTCTCTCCGGGTGGAGGTTGGTGTTTTTCATCTCTGCCGGGATCAACGTGTTCGGAGCACTGTTCTACTGCGTCTGCGGGACCGGGCAGCTCCAGAGCTGGGCGAGAGAGGAGCAGAGGCCGGGCGAGGGACACAAGGACAGGTGGGCAGGAGACTGCTGA
- the LOC117971570 gene encoding sialin-like isoform X1, whose protein sequence is MALYDRPSVNSAPRDSEEEEGPESGETQPLLSTEEGSAQCCSARFNLAFLMFLGFCMVYALRVNLSVVMVAMVNGTVTQPIGNSSQAEVCPKHSSPEGNSTNKGPPGVPQYDWSSETQGVILSSFFYGYILTQVVGGYVSDRFGGKLFLGLGVLCTAVLTLLTPLAASLGVPYLIALRAAEGVGEGVSFPAMNAMWARWAPPLERSRLVTFSAAGVSFGTFVALPLTGFMCQSLGWPSVFYIFGAAGCVWSVFWFTLVSDEPRSHPRISKSELNYITDSIGSQGSTQGWSVPALSMLGSLPLWSIVVAHFSANWSYYTLLTTLPTYMDQVLRFNIKENGFLSALPYLCCFPVGLLSGVLADFLQERRLLSTTAVRKIFTVSGMVFPAVFLVATAFIGCDYRWAVAFLTVSSALSGILSAGFNMNHLDIAPRYAGILLGITNSFGTIPGIAAPTVVGYLTAQHSLSGWRLVFFISAGINVFGALFYCVCGTGQLQSWAREEQRPGEGHKDRWAGDC, encoded by the exons ATGGCGCTGTACGATCGACCTTCCGTAAACTCCGCCCCCCGTGAcagtgaagaggaggaggggcCTGAATCAGGGGAGACCCAACCCCTGCTGAGCACAGAGGAGG GCTCAGCACAATGTTGCTCCGCTCGTTTTAACCTCGCATTTCTCATGTTCCTGGGCTTCTGCATGGTCTACGCCCTGCGTGTCAATCTCAGCGTCGTCATGGTAGCCATGGTCAACGGAACAGTGACACAGCCAATCGGCAACAGCTCCCAGGCGGAGGTGTGTCCGAAACATTCCAGCCCTGAGGGCAACTCGACCAATAAGGGACCCCCAGGG gtgCCTCAGTATGACTGGAGCTCTGAGACGCAGGGTGTGATCCTCAGCTCCTTCTTCTATGGGTACATCCTGACCCAGGTTGTGGGGGGGTACGTGTCGGACCGGTTTGGGGGGAAGCTGTTCCTGGGTTTAGGGGTGCTGTGCACGGCGGTGCTGACTCTGCTCACTCCGCTGGCAGCCAGTCTGGGGGTCCCCTACCTCATCGCACTGAGAGCAGCCGAGGGCGTCGGAGAA GGCGTATCCTTCCCTGCGATGAATGCCATGTGGGCACGCTGGGCCCCGCCCCTGGAGCGCAGTCGCCTCGTGACCTTCTCTGCAGCAG gTGTTAGTTTCGGTACCTTCGTGGCTCTGCCTCTGACAGGCTTCATGTGTCAGTCCCTGGGCTGGCCCTCTGTCTTCTACATCTTCG GTGCTGctggctgtgtctggtctgtgttCTGGTTCACTCTTGTGTCTGACGAGCCTCGCTCTCACCCACGAATCAGCAAGTCCGAGCTAAATTACATCACTGACTCCATCGGCTCACAG GGCAGTACTCAGGGCTGGTCAGTGCCTGCTCTCTCCATGCTGGGATCCCTGCCTCTCTGGTCCATCGTTGTGGCTCACTTCTCTGCAAACTGGTCCTACTACACCCTGCTGACCACACTGCCCACCTACATGGACCAAGTGCTGCGCTTCAACATCAAGgag aaTGGGTTCCTCTCTGCTCTGCCCTATCTGTGCTGCTTCCCGGTTGGTTTGCTGTCCGGTGTGCTGGCTGATTTCCTGCAGGAGAGACGCCTCCTGAGCACCACTGCAGTGCGCAAGATATTTACCGTCTCAG gcaTGGTGTTCCCGGCAGTGTTCCTGGTTGCCACGGCGTTTATTGGCTGTGATTACCGCTGGGCCGTCGCGTTCCTCACCGTGTCCTCCGCCCTGAGTGGGATACTCAGCGCCGGCTTCAACATGAACCACCTCGACATCGCGCCCAG GTATGCCGGGATCCTGTTGGGAATCACAAACTCTTTCGGGACCATCCCTGGGATCGCCGCCCCCACTGTGGTGGGATACCTCACTGCACAG CACTCTCTCTCCGGGTGGAGGTTGGTGTTTTTCATCTCTGCCGGGATCAACGTGTTCGGAGCACTGTTCTACTGCGTCTGCGGGACCGGGCAGCTCCAGAGCTGGGCGAGAGAGGAGCAGAGGCCGGGCGAGGGACACAAGGACAGGTGGGCAGGAGACTGCTGA
- the LOC117971576 gene encoding elongation factor 1-alpha 1-like: protein MGKEKTHINIVVIGHVDSGKSTTTGHLIYKCGGIDKRAIEKFEKEAAEMGKGSFKYAWVLDKLKAERERGITIDISLWKFETTKYYVTIIDAPGHRDFIKNMITGTSQADCAVLIVAGGVGEFEAGISKNGQTREHALLAYTLGVKQLIIGVNKMDSTEPPYSQKRYEEITKEVGTYIKKIGYNPATVAFVPISGWHGDNMLEPSANMPWFKGWKVERKEGNANGTTLLEALDSILPPVRPTNKPLRLPLQDVYKIGGIGTVPVGRVETGTLKAGMIVTFAPANVTTEVKSVEMHHETLVEALPGDNVGFNIKNVSVKDIRRGNVAGDSKNDPPMEAGSFTAQVIVLNHPGQINAGYAPVLDCHTAHIACKFAELKEKIDRRSGKKLEDNPKFVKSGDAAIVNMVPGKPMCVESFSDYPPLGRFAVRDMRQTVAVGVIKAVDKKAAGAGKVTKAAVKAAKK from the exons ATGGGAAAGGAAAAGACCCACATCAACATCGTCGTTATCGGACACGTCGACTCCGGTAAATCCACCACTACCGGCCACCTCATCTACAAATGCGGGGGTATCGACAAGCGAGCCATAGAGAAATTCGAGAAGGAGGCCGCTGAG ATGGGGAAAGGCTCCTTCAAGTATGCCTGGGTGTTGGACAAGCTGAAGGCTGAGCGTGAGCGTGGTATCACCATTGACATCTCCCTCTGGAAGTTTGAAACCACAAAATATTACGTCACCATCATTGATGCTCCCGGCCACAGAGATTTCATCAAGAACATGATCACCGGGACCTCGCAG GCTGACTGTGCTGTGCTGATTGTTGCTGGAGGTGTTGGTGAGTTTGAAGCCGGTATCTCTAAGAACGGACAGACCCGTGAACACGCCCTCCTGGCCTACACTCTGGGTGTGAAGCAGCTCATCATTGGCGTCAACAAGATGGACTCCACTGAGCCACCCTACAGCCAGAAACGTTACGAGGAAATCACCAAGGAAGTCGGCACCTACATCAAGAAGATCGGCTACAACCCCGCCACTGTGGCCTTTGTGCCCATCTCTGGCTGGCACGGAGACAACATGCTGGAGCCCAGCGCAAAC ATGCCCTGGTTCAAGGGATGGAAGGTTGAGCGTAAGGAGGGCAATGCCAACGGCACCACCCTGCTAGAGGCGCTGGACTCCATCCTCCCTCCCGTGCGCCCCACAAACAAGCCCCTGCGTCTGCCCCTGCAGGATGTCTACAAGATCGGAG GTATTGGAACTGTACCCGTGGGCCGTGTGGAGACTGGCACCCTGAAGGCTGGCATGATCGTCACCTTTGCCCCTGCCAATGTGACCACTGAAGTGAAGTCTGTGGAAATGCACCACGAGACCCTGGTCGAGGCTCTTCCTGGAGACAACGTTGGCTTCAACATCAAGAACGTGTCTGTCAAGGACATCCGTCGTGGCAACGTGGCTGGAGACAGCAAGAACGACCCACCCATGGAGGCCGGCTCCTTCACTGCCCAG GTTATTGTCCTGAACCACCCTGGCCAGATCAATGCTGGTTACGCTCCAGTGTTGGACTGCCACACCGCTCACATTGCCTGCAAGTTCGCTGAGCTCAAGGAAAAGATTGACCGTCGTTCCGGTAAGAAGCTGGAAGACAACCCCAAGTTTGTCAAGTCTGGAGATGCTGCCATTGTGAACATGGTCCCTGGGAAACCCATGTGTGTGGAGAGCTTCTCTGACTACCCTCCCCTCG GTCGTTTTGCCGTGCGTGACATGAGGCAGACGGTCGCTGTCGGTGTCATCAAGGCTGTTGACAAGAAGGCTGCTGGAGCTGGCAAGGTCACCAAGGCTGCGGTGAAGGCTGCCAAGAAATGA